The Streptomyces sp. NBC_01276 genome contains the following window.
GGGATGGAGTGGTTGACGGCGATGAACTCGCAGTCGAAGGGGCCCAGGTTCTCGCGCTCGCCCTCCTTCACCTCAAGGGTGTAGGGGCGGATGCGGTGCTCCTGGAGCTTGGCCTCGATGAGGGCCAGCGTCAGCTTGGAGCCGATCAGCGGGATGTCCGGCTTCTCCCGGAGGAGGTACGGGACGGCGCCGATGTGGTCCTCGTGACCGTGGGTGAGGACGATGCCCTCGATGTCGTCGAGACGGTCCCGGATCGACGAGAAGTCCGGCAGGATCAGGTCGATGCCCGGCTGCTCATCCTCGGGGAAGAGGACACCGCAGTCGACGATCAGCAGACGACCGTCGAACTCGAAGACGGTCATGTTGCGGCCGATCTCGCCGAGACCGCCCAGCGGGGTGACCCGCAGGCCGCCCTTCGGGAGCTTCGGCGGCGGGCCCAGTTCAGGGTGCGGATGGCTCAAAAGTTTCTCCTTCACCACGCGCGCCACGTACCCCTGGAGGCACGCGGCGCGCATGTCATTCGTGCACTTGCTTTTGTCTTTTTTGATCTTGGTTATTCAGTTGTGAAGTCTGTTGTCAGAGCTGTACCCCGCCGGCGGCAAGATCGATCTTGAGCTGCGCGGTCTCTTCGTCGGTGAGGCCGACGAGCGGAAGGCGCAGCGGGCCCGCGGGCAGGCCCTGGAGGTTCAGCGCGCCCTTGGTGGTCATCACGCCCTGGGTGCGGAACATGCCGGTGAAGACGGGCAGCAGCTTCTGGTGGATCTCGGTGGCCTTCTGCACGTCGCCGCCCAGGTGGGCGTCGAGCATGGCACGCAGCTCGGGGCTGACCAGGTGGCCGACCACCGAGACGAAGCCGACCGCGCCGACCGACAGGAGCGGCAGGTTCAGCATGTCGTCGCCGGAGTACCAGGCCAGGCCGCTCTGGGCGATGGCCCAGCTGGCGCGGCCGAGGTCGCCCTTGGCGTCCTTGTTGGCCACGATACGGGGGTGCTCGGCGAGGCGGACCAGGGTTTCGGTGTTGATCGGGACACCGCTGCGGCCCGGGATGTCGTAGAGCATGACCGGCAGCTCGGTGGCGTCCGCGATGGCCGTGAAGTGCCGGTAGAGGCCCTCCTGCGGCGGCTTGCTGTAGTACGGGGTCACCGCGAGCAGGCCGTGGGCGCCGGTGCGCTCCGCCTGGCGGGCGAGCTCCAGGGTGTGCCGGGTGTCGTTGGTGCCGATTCCGGCCACGACGTGGGCGCGGTCGCCGACCGCTTCGAGTACGGCTCGTACGAGGTCGTTTTTCTCCGCGTCGGTGGTCGTGGGCGACTCACCGGTGGTGCCGTTGATGATCAGGCCGTCGTTGCCTGCGTCCACCAGGTGG
Protein-coding sequences here:
- the dapA gene encoding 4-hydroxy-tetrahydrodipicolinate synthase — protein: MAPISTPQTPFGRVLTAMITPFTADGALDLDGAQRLAVHLVDAGNDGLIINGTTGESPTTTDAEKNDLVRAVLEAVGDRAHVVAGIGTNDTRHTLELARQAERTGAHGLLAVTPYYSKPPQEGLYRHFTAIADATELPVMLYDIPGRSGVPINTETLVRLAEHPRIVANKDAKGDLGRASWAIAQSGLAWYSGDDMLNLPLLSVGAVGFVSVVGHLVSPELRAMLDAHLGGDVQKATEIHQKLLPVFTGMFRTQGVMTTKGALNLQGLPAGPLRLPLVGLTDEETAQLKIDLAAGGVQL